A single Methanolobus sp. ZRKC5 DNA region contains:
- a CDS encoding endonuclease/exonuclease/phosphatase family protein, with protein sequence MASFTTGCLSDEKNTNVTDEIILIDKQTENIEIQTNVQENIEQSVNEEKETPLASTTDISDNGENNRGNQAPAPEPKMNLTEKLRIGSFNIQVFGVSKADKPEVMAVLADITRTYDIMAIQEIRDKSQTALPELVELVNSDGSNYEFVVSERMGRTTSKEQYAYVYNTDTILITSEALSYPEPEGTDPFHRQPYIASFRAVNGNYDAVLIVVHTDPDEATEEINALDEALAHAQNVYPEEQDFIILGDFNADGSYFNEDSTSDLDDYYWVIDDTQDTTTKATDYTYDRIILTDDSDFTGEFGVFRYDLEYNLTYDETVAVSDHYPVYAEFIAVNDRD encoded by the coding sequence TTGGCAAGTTTTACAACCGGTTGTCTTTCAGATGAGAAAAATACAAATGTTACAGATGAAATAATCCTAATTGACAAACAAACAGAAAATATAGAAATTCAAACAAATGTGCAGGAAAATATTGAACAGTCTGTAAATGAAGAGAAAGAGACTCCTCTGGCTTCTACTACCGATATATCCGATAATGGAGAAAATAATCGCGGTAACCAGGCTCCTGCACCTGAACCAAAAATGAACCTGACAGAAAAATTGCGAATTGGATCATTCAATATTCAGGTATTTGGAGTCTCAAAGGCTGATAAACCGGAAGTAATGGCAGTCCTTGCAGACATCACAAGGACATACGACATAATGGCTATCCAGGAAATAAGGGACAAGTCACAAACAGCCCTTCCTGAACTGGTAGAACTTGTAAACTCTGATGGTTCAAACTATGAATTTGTTGTCAGTGAAAGGATGGGAAGGACCACAAGCAAAGAACAATACGCCTACGTCTACAACACTGACACGATATTAATTACAAGCGAAGCATTGTCCTACCCTGAACCAGAAGGAACAGATCCGTTCCACAGGCAACCTTACATTGCCTCTTTCAGGGCGGTCAATGGAAATTATGATGCTGTTCTAATAGTGGTCCACACAGATCCTGATGAGGCCACCGAAGAAATAAATGCCCTGGATGAAGCCCTTGCACACGCACAGAACGTCTACCCGGAGGAGCAGGATTTCATCATCCTGGGAGATTTCAATGCTGACGGTTCGTACTTCAATGAAGATTCTACCTCAGATCTTGATGACTACTACTGGGTAATTGACGACACTCAGGATACCACCACAAAGGCAACGGACTATACTTATGATAGAATAATCCTGACAGACGACAGTGACTTTACAGGAGAGTTCGGGGTCTTCAGATATGATCTGGAATACAATTTAACATATGATGAAACTGTGGCAGTATCTGATCATTACCCAGTCTATGCAGAGTTCATTGCAGTTAATGACAGGGATTAA
- a CDS encoding flavodoxin family protein, which translates to MIQMKVVGFVGSPRKNGNTDMLVQQVLDGAVEAGADVEKFYINDMDIKGCQGCNYCRAVDECKLNDDMTKAYEALKNADGFVFGSPIYFFQFTGQMRQFIDRCFALINPDFSSRLDAGKKAVIVGAQGAPDAEAFTSVYEEFSRVLQMFGMDVQGTFVDIGHHAPGEVKENTELMEQAKMAGSQLFK; encoded by the coding sequence ATGATTCAAATGAAGGTAGTAGGTTTTGTTGGAAGTCCAAGAAAGAATGGAAACACCGATATGCTTGTCCAGCAGGTTCTTGATGGAGCAGTAGAAGCAGGTGCTGATGTCGAGAAGTTCTATATTAATGATATGGATATAAAAGGATGCCAGGGGTGTAATTATTGCAGAGCTGTGGATGAATGCAAGCTTAATGATGACATGACAAAAGCCTATGAAGCTTTAAAGAATGCAGACGGGTTTGTATTTGGATCACCAATATACTTCTTCCAGTTCACAGGTCAGATGAGACAGTTCATTGATCGCTGTTTTGCTCTTATTAACCCTGATTTCAGCTCACGTCTGGATGCCGGTAAAAAAGCTGTGATAGTAGGTGCACAGGGTGCTCCTGATGCTGAAGCTTTTACATCTGTATATGAGGAATTCTCCCGAGTACTGCAAATGTTCGGAATGGATGTCCAAGGAACTTTTGTGGATATAGGTCACCATGCACCCGGTGAGGTAAAGGAAAACACCGAACTCATGGAACAGGCAAAGATGGCTGGTTCCCAGCTCTTTAAATAA
- a CDS encoding LysE family translocator, with product MLFINEFLLSGIILGFAAGISPGPLLAMVISESIQHGSREGIKVALSPLITDILIVSSILLILSHFGNQDFVIAIISLSGAVYLIYLGISSFKSESNDFDIASQKRNSLKKGILVNFLSPHPYLFWITIGGPILFKALDVDIWATVLFVFGFYALLVGSKILLALVVGKSGHFLKSNYYLYTIRALGVVYLVFAFFFIKQGLDLLG from the coding sequence ATGCTTTTTATCAATGAGTTCCTGTTATCTGGAATAATTCTTGGTTTTGCTGCAGGTATTTCTCCAGGACCATTACTGGCGATGGTAATTTCCGAAAGTATACAACATGGGTCAAGAGAGGGGATAAAAGTTGCGTTATCTCCATTGATAACAGATATTTTGATAGTCTCATCTATTCTACTGATCCTGTCGCATTTTGGAAACCAGGATTTTGTAATTGCTATCATTAGTTTGTCAGGTGCAGTTTACCTGATATATCTTGGGATATCTTCATTTAAATCTGAAAGCAATGATTTTGACATTGCAAGTCAAAAGAGAAATTCATTGAAGAAGGGAATTTTAGTCAATTTTCTGAGCCCGCATCCTTATCTGTTCTGGATCACAATTGGTGGTCCCATTCTTTTCAAGGCACTTGATGTTGACATATGGGCTACCGTTCTATTTGTTTTCGGATTTTATGCTCTTCTTGTGGGCTCAAAGATTTTGCTTGCACTTGTTGTAGGAAAATCCGGACATTTCCTGAAAAGCAACTATTATCTTTACACTATCCGTGCGCTTGGTGTGGTTTATCTTGTTTTTGCTTTCTTTTTTATTAAGCAGGGTCTTGATTTGCTGGGATGA
- a CDS encoding PAS domain S-box protein — protein sequence MNISDKSKDLIKIEESLKRRLDYEMATVKCMRLLLEPDSIENILPQILEEIHQTVKNSRSYIFKNEDDPELGLCMSQTNEIVSEGIEPQIDNPDIQHLPYSEGAPTLLPIFEARNHFAHRVEELDDPEKTILAEQGILSVLIIPIFTGMEFWGFIGFDDCVEARKWHKDDINLLTVIADGIGESIFHKRAENELRESEERFKALHNASFGGIFIHEDNIIIDCNLGLSEMTGYTLDELIGMDGLLLMAESYRGQVISNINAGYEEAYEAMGRRKDGTEYPLRLEAKNIPYKRKMVRVVEFRDISKQKHAEEALIQSDAKQSAMIANISDVIAIIDKKGINRYKSPNIEKWFGWQPEEIVGMPALENIHPDDRIHTQEIVATIVDRPGASVNADFRYRCKDGSYKWIEFTATNLLKDPAIMGILLNYHDITERKQAEDALRKSEAKQSAMIANSTDIIAIIDNDGINRYKSPNVEKWFGWRTKELVGASVWDNIHPDELEDAKNLFSMLLRMPEAEKTAETRYLCKNGNYKWIEFTAINLLHEPAINGIMLNYHDITERKLAEDSLRKSEAKFRNYIENAPYGIFIANEDWNYLEVNKTASVITGYSEGELLEMTGYDLISPEFQSRAHKSNYEVKDSGFTTVELLAIHKDKGVYWMRIDALKLSETRYIVFASDITEKKRAEHSLLQAKMLAEENDRIKSEFLANMSHELRTPLTTIIGFSDILCSNMFGKLNEKQARHVAHISKSGKHLLEVINDVLDLSKIEAGKMELDCEHFTVSETLTEIRASMYPLANKKNIDLILRDEINGIEIFADRLKFKQIMFNLLSNAIKFTSDAGEVTVIGTRTDNGIQISVSDTGIGIPEHMKDDIFNPFMQIDASNKRKYGGTGLGLALVKRFVEMHNGKIWLETKEEKGSTFSFTIENQGF from the coding sequence ATGAATATCTCGGATAAGAGTAAAGATCTGATAAAGATTGAAGAATCACTCAAAAGAAGACTGGACTATGAGATGGCAACAGTCAAATGCATGCGTCTTTTACTTGAACCGGATAGCATTGAAAATATCTTACCCCAAATACTTGAAGAAATTCATCAAACTGTTAAAAATAGCAGGTCATATATTTTTAAAAATGAAGATGATCCTGAATTGGGTCTTTGTATGTCACAGACCAATGAGATCGTATCTGAAGGTATCGAACCACAAATAGATAACCCTGATATTCAACACTTACCGTACAGTGAAGGAGCACCGACACTACTACCTATATTTGAAGCAAGGAATCACTTTGCACATAGAGTAGAAGAACTCGATGATCCCGAAAAAACAATTCTTGCTGAGCAAGGTATTCTTTCAGTACTGATAATTCCAATTTTTACAGGTATGGAATTCTGGGGTTTCATTGGATTTGATGATTGTGTAGAAGCTCGTAAATGGCACAAAGACGACATTAACCTCCTAACCGTAATTGCTGATGGCATCGGAGAATCTATTTTTCATAAAAGAGCAGAAAATGAACTAAGAGAAAGCGAAGAGAGATTCAAAGCGCTCCACAACGCATCTTTTGGTGGTATTTTCATTCATGAGGATAATATCATAATTGATTGCAATTTAGGCCTTTCCGAAATGACCGGCTACACACTTGACGAACTAATCGGAATGGATGGACTACTACTTATGGCCGAGAGTTACAGAGGTCAAGTGATAAGCAATATCAATGCAGGTTATGAGGAAGCATATGAAGCAATGGGACGTCGGAAAGACGGTACAGAGTATCCCCTCAGGTTAGAAGCAAAGAACATCCCATACAAAAGAAAAATGGTCAGGGTTGTTGAGTTCAGAGATATAAGCAAACAGAAGCATGCAGAAGAAGCTCTAATACAAAGTGATGCAAAACAGAGCGCAATGATTGCAAACATTTCAGATGTTATAGCTATCATCGATAAGAAGGGAATAAACAGATACAAAAGTCCTAATATCGAAAAATGGTTCGGATGGCAACCAGAAGAGATTGTTGGAATGCCCGCATTAGAAAATATCCATCCTGATGACCGGATCCATACGCAAGAAATAGTTGCTACGATTGTAGACAGGCCAGGTGCTTCAGTAAATGCAGACTTCAGGTATCGTTGTAAGGATGGTAGTTACAAATGGATAGAATTCACAGCCACTAACCTCCTGAAAGATCCAGCCATCATGGGGATTTTATTGAACTACCATGATATCACTGAGCGTAAACAAGCTGAAGATGCCTTGCGCAAAAGTGAAGCGAAGCAGAGTGCAATGATCGCAAACAGTACTGATATAATAGCTATCATTGACAATGACGGAATAAACAGATACAAGAGTCCAAACGTAGAGAAGTGGTTCGGATGGAGAACGAAGGAACTCGTCGGTGCTTCTGTATGGGATAACATTCATCCTGACGAACTGGAGGACGCAAAAAATCTTTTTTCCATGCTCCTTCGCATGCCAGAAGCAGAGAAAACTGCAGAAACCAGATATCTCTGTAAAAACGGCAATTACAAATGGATAGAATTCACAGCTATTAACCTCTTGCACGAACCTGCTATCAATGGAATTATGTTAAATTATCACGACATCACTGAGCGGAAGCTAGCTGAAGATTCTCTGAGAAAAAGTGAAGCTAAATTCAGAAACTACATCGAGAATGCACCATATGGAATTTTTATAGCAAATGAAGACTGGAACTATCTGGAAGTTAACAAGACTGCCTCTGTAATTACAGGATATTCTGAAGGTGAATTGCTGGAAATGACTGGTTATGACCTTATAAGCCCGGAATTCCAGTCCAGGGCACATAAAAGTAACTATGAAGTGAAGGACAGTGGCTTTACAACCGTTGAATTACTTGCCATTCACAAAGACAAAGGTGTTTACTGGATGAGGATAGATGCACTCAAACTTTCAGAAACACGCTATATTGTGTTTGCAAGTGACATTACTGAAAAGAAAAGAGCAGAACACTCTTTGCTCCAGGCTAAAATGCTGGCAGAAGAAAATGACCGTATCAAATCAGAGTTCCTTGCAAATATGAGTCATGAACTGCGTACCCCTCTTACAACCATAATAGGGTTTTCAGATATACTGTGTTCTAATATGTTCGGCAAGCTGAATGAAAAACAGGCCAGACATGTGGCTCATATAAGTAAAAGTGGAAAACACCTTTTAGAAGTTATAAATGATGTTCTTGACTTGTCCAAAATAGAAGCTGGCAAGATGGAACTTGATTGTGAGCACTTCACGGTTTCTGAAACACTTACTGAGATCCGAGCCTCTATGTATCCATTGGCAAATAAGAAAAATATTGACTTAATATTACGGGATGAAATTAACGGTATTGAGATATTTGCTGATAGATTGAAGTTTAAACAAATAATGTTCAACCTACTCAGTAATGCTATTAAATTTACTTCAGATGCAGGAGAAGTCACCGTAATTGGCACCAGAACAGATAATGGTATCCAAATATCTGTTTCAGACACTGGTATTGGAATTCCAGAACACATGAAGGATGATATATTCAATCCTTTTATGCAAATCGATGCATCAAATAAAAGAAAATACGGCGGCACTGGATTGGGACTGGCCCTTGTAAAACGCTTCGTTGAAATGCACAACGGAAAGATATGGCTTGAAACAAAAGAAGAAAAAGGAAGTACTTTTTCATTTACCATAGAAAATCAGGGTTTCTGA